The following proteins come from a genomic window of Leucoraja erinacea ecotype New England chromosome 1, Leri_hhj_1, whole genome shotgun sequence:
- the gar1 gene encoding H/ACA ribonucleoprotein complex subunit 1 isoform X2 — protein sequence MSYRGGRGGGGGGGGYRGGRGGGYGGGRGSSGGYGGGRGGGFSGGRGRGGGGFRGGGRGGFNRGYDQGPPERVVELGDFLHPCEDDIVCKCTSEENKVPYFNAPVYLENKEQIGKVDEIFGQIRNFYFSVKLSDNMNASSFRQPQKFYVDPAKLLPLQRFLPLPPGVKGGMRGGRGSRGRGGRGGRMGGFRGGRGGFRGGRGGGGRSFRGK from the exons ATGTCTTATCGTGGAGGAAGGGGCGGCGGGGGCGGCGGAGGTGGCTACAGAGGTGGAAGAGGAGGTGGCTACGGTGGGGGAAGAGGCAGCAGCGGCGGCTACGGTGGGGGAAGAGGAGGCGGCTTTAGCGGAGGAAGAGGGCGTGGTGGAGGCGGATTCCGCGGCGGAGGTCGAGGAGGCTTCAATAGAGGATATGATCAGGGGCCTCCTGAAAGGGTAGTCG AATTGGGAGATTTCTTGCATCCATGCGAAGATGACATTGTTTGCAAATGCACCTCGGAAGAAAATAAAGTCCCTTATTTTAACGCGCCCGTTTACTTGGAAAACAAAGAACAAATTGGAAAAGTTGatgaaatatttggacagattcgaaatttt TATTTTTCAGTTAAGTTATCAGACAACATGAACGCTAGTTCCTTCAGGCAACCACAGAAG TTTTACGTTGATCCAGCAAAACTACTCCCGCTTCAGCGGTTTTTGCCTCTGCCACCTGGTGTAAAAGGTGGGATGAGGGGAGGCCGGGGTTCCAGAGGTCGAGGTGGACGTGGTGGGAGAATGG GTGGTTTCAGAGGTGGCAGAGGAGGTTTCAGAGGTGGCAGAGGAGGTGGAGGTCGCAGCTTCAGAGGTAAATAA
- the gar1 gene encoding H/ACA ribonucleoprotein complex subunit 1 isoform X1, translating to MSYRGGRGGGGGGGGYRGGRGGGYGGGRGSSGGYGGGRGGGFSGGRGRGGGGFRGGGRGGFNRGYDQGPPERVVELGDFLHPCEDDIVCKCTSEENKVPYFNAPVYLENKEQIGKVDEIFGQIRNFYFSVKLSDNMNASSFRQPQKFYVDPAKLLPLQRFLPLPPGVKGGMRGGRGSRGRGGRGGRMGGFRGGRGGFRGGRGGGGRSFRGGGGR from the exons ATGTCTTATCGTGGAGGAAGGGGCGGCGGGGGCGGCGGAGGTGGCTACAGAGGTGGAAGAGGAGGTGGCTACGGTGGGGGAAGAGGCAGCAGCGGCGGCTACGGTGGGGGAAGAGGAGGCGGCTTTAGCGGAGGAAGAGGGCGTGGTGGAGGCGGATTCCGCGGCGGAGGTCGAGGAGGCTTCAATAGAGGATATGATCAGGGGCCTCCTGAAAGGGTAGTCG AATTGGGAGATTTCTTGCATCCATGCGAAGATGACATTGTTTGCAAATGCACCTCGGAAGAAAATAAAGTCCCTTATTTTAACGCGCCCGTTTACTTGGAAAACAAAGAACAAATTGGAAAAGTTGatgaaatatttggacagattcgaaatttt TATTTTTCAGTTAAGTTATCAGACAACATGAACGCTAGTTCCTTCAGGCAACCACAGAAG TTTTACGTTGATCCAGCAAAACTACTCCCGCTTCAGCGGTTTTTGCCTCTGCCACCTGGTGTAAAAGGTGGGATGAGGGGAGGCCGGGGTTCCAGAGGTCGAGGTGGACGTGGTGGGAGAATGG GTGGTTTCAGAGGTGGCAGAGGAGGTTTCAGAGGTGGCAGAGGAGGTGGAGGTCGCAGCTTCAGAG GTGGAGGAGGAAGATGA